From a region of the Lactuca sativa cultivar Salinas chromosome 4, Lsat_Salinas_v11, whole genome shotgun sequence genome:
- the LOC111912918 gene encoding uncharacterized protein LOC111912918 gives MMMMTTMIITRIIFLLLFLSHAIAYTRFNLSHFIYPKISDEFRPQPSLFLKDILGEISATEHWKSEDFRVSNLEIEKVKFGNLQRYEIEFLLRNKKDYVFNSVDNVSSWKRFKDKEGDFEVMANEVSSKAVLGSIQIEGPVELLVSGDNEMSLLLPWNTSHSGLKRILVGEDVTVEVKNANEVSLFKTSNLGQQADSEHNLIDHIFPYMTCTPLLPVRISGSSSVVAFRTQNPGAHITSNLLSNHVIELLPDKCYSTHTYKKQPCPIKSLRLRIRLLETVLKSLLGDKIGYGAKLKAKIEASTAFRFVIEIERKIRMNDTRWTTMEEWRTKPSVEHVWFDVLARIENRRLMPIVVKKMKPFVGVDSYAWSNLMANMSFTKLSSVLVAPEALTLDVNW, from the exons atgatgatgatgacgacaaTGATCATAACTAGAATCATTTTCTTGCTCCTGTTTTTGTCACACGCAATCGCTTATACACGGTTTAATCTTTCTCATTTCATCTACCCGAAAATCAGCGACGAATTTCGCCCTCAACCATCTCTTTTCCTAAAG GATATTCTAGGAGAAATATCTGCTACTGAACACTGGAAGTCGGAGGACTTTAGGGTTTCGAATCTGGAAATAGAAAAGGTTAAGTTTGGGAATTTGCAGAGATACGAGATTGAGTTTCTGTTAAGGAACAAGAAAGATTATGTATTCAATTCGGTGGATAATGTTTCTTCATGGAAGAGATTTAAAGACAAAGAAGGCGATTTTGAGGTTATGGCTAATGAAGTGAGTTCAAAAGCAGTTCTTGGATCAATTCAAATCGAAGGGCCTGTTGAATTACTAGTTTCTGGAGACAATGAGATGTCTTTGCTACTACCA TGGAACACATCACATTCTGGTCTGAAGAGGATACTTGTTGGAGAAGACGTAACTGTAGAAGTGAAGAATGCAAATGAAGTCTCtctttttaaaacatcaaatcttGGACAACAAGCAGATTCAGAACATAATCTTATTGATCATATCTTTCCATACATGACATGTACACCATTACTTCCAGTAAGAATTTCTGGATCTTCATCTGTAGTTGCCTTCAGGACTCAAAATCCAGGTGCACACATCACATCAAATCTTCTATCCAATCATGTTATTGAATTACTACCAGATAAATGTTACTCCACACATACATATAAGAAACAACCATGTCCTATTAAATCATTGAGGTTGAGGATAAGATTGTTGGAAACAGTATTGAAGAGCTTATTAGGTGATAAAATTGGTTATGGGGCTAAACTTAAAGCAAAGATTGAAGCATCAACTGCTTTTCGTTTTGTGATTGAAATAGAAAGGAAAATTAGGATGAATGATACTAGGTGGACTACTATGGAAGAATGGAGAACAAAGCCTAGTGTTGAGCATGTATGGTTTGATGTATTGGCAAGAATTGAAAATAGGAGGTTAATGCCAATAGTTGTTAAGAAAATGAAGCCTTTTGTTGGAGTAGATTCATATGCATGGAGTAATTTGATGGCAAATATGTCTTTTACTAAATTGTCATCTGTTCTTGTAGCTCCTGAGGCTCTTACACTTGATGTGAATTGGTAG
- the LOC111912917 gene encoding protein NRT1/ PTR FAMILY 4.5 — translation MGIGGHVKIQPRHQKRLGGTRAAMFVYAMIGLENMAFLSMAVSLVTYFYGYMNFSLTKSATTLTNFMGTAFLLSLFGGFISDTYLSRFKTCILFASFEVVGYALLAVQAHFQELRPIPCNASLGSECEPAGSGQEAILFTGLYLIAFGSSGIKGALPSLGADQFDERDPKEAESLASFFNWFLFSVTTGAIFGVTFVVWISSNQGWDWGFTVCSIAVLVAALFLLMGKSTYRSYVPKGESPILRILKVFVVAIRNRNIPIPETTEELHEIHDKEADILQRTNQFRCLDKAAVITTLLDASEQQQSGSWKLCTVTQIEETKILIRMLPIILSTIFMNTCLAQLQTFTIQQSTTMDRNLLGFKVPGPSIPVIPLLFMFILIPIYDRVFVPLVRRVTGIPTGIRHLQRIGIGLILSIISMVVAGIVETHRKNVAIDNNMVDSPGPLPLTVFWLGFQYAIFGVADMFTLVGLLEFFYEESSSGMKSLGTSISWCSLAFGYYLSSIVVEVVNKVSGGWLGSNNLNRDKLNYFYWLLAVLSLVNLGVYLMCANWYKYKIVGVSMSVKQIGEGSDDISERKIEMSNV, via the exons ATG GGGATTGGTGGACATGTCAAAATACAACCTAGACACCAAAAAAGGCTTGGTGGCACGAGAGCTGCTATGTTTGTATATG CTATGATAGGGCTTGAGAACATGGCATTCTTATCAATGGCTGTCAGCTTGGTGACTTACTTTTATGGTTATATGAACTTCAGTTTGACTAAGTCAGCAACAACACTCACAAACTTCATGGGCACTGCATTTTTACTATCACTCTTTGGAGGTTTCATATCCGACACCTACTTATCAAGATTCAAGACTTGTATTTTATTTGCATCTTTTGAAGTCGTG gggtatgcacttctAGCAGTTCAAGCACACTTCCAAGAGTTAAGACCGATCCCCTGTAACGCCAGCCTAGGGAGTGAATGTGAGCCAGCAGGAAGTGGTCAAGAAGCAATATTGTTTACAGGTCTGTATTTAATTGCATTTGGGAGCAGTGGGATTAAAGGTGCTCTGCCTTCTTTGGGAGCTGACCAATTTGATGAAAGAGACCCTAAAGAGGCGGAATCACTTGCAAGCTTTTTCAACTGGTTTTTGTTTAGTGTCACAACTGGAGCTATATTTGGTGTCACTTTTGTTGTCTGGATTAGTTCAAACCAAGGTTGGGATTGGGGGTTTACTGTGTGCTCTATAGCTGTTTTAGTAGCAGCTCTTTTCTTACTCATGGGGAAATCCACGTATCGGAGTTATGTGCCCAAAGGAGAAAGCCCAATTCTTCGAATTTTGAAG GTATTTGTGGTGGCTATTAGAAACCGCAATATACCAATACCAGAGACCACAGAGGAGTTGCATGAGATTCATGACAAAGAAGCGGATATTCTTCAAAGAACAAATCAATTCAG ATGTCTTGACAAGGCAGCAGTTATTACAACATTACTCGATGCATCCGAACAACAACAATCCGGGTCATGGAAACTTTGCACAGTAACACAAATCGAAGAAACAAAAATTCTGATCCGAATGCTCCCAATTATACTAAGCACGATCTTCATGAACACATGTTTAGCCCAACTTCAAACTTTCACCATTCAACAAAGCACAACCATGGACAGAAACCTCCTCGGTTTCAAAGTCCCGGGTCCCTCAATTCCAGTAATCCCGCTTCTCTTCATGTTCATCCTAATTCCAATTTACGATCGGGTTTTTGTTCCATTGGTAAGAAGGGTAACCGGGATTCCAACCGGAATCAGACACCTTCAAAGAATCGGAATCGGATTAATCCTCTCCATTATCTCAATGGTAGTCGCCGGAATCGTGGAAACCCACCGGAAAAACGTCGCGATTGATAACAACATGGTGGATTCACCGGGCCCGCTACCTTTAACGGTTTTCTGGCTAGGGTTTCAATACGCGATTTTTGGGGTGGCGGATATGTTTACATTGGTGGGGTTGTTGGAGTTTTTTTATGAAGAGAGTTCATCGGGGATGAAGTCACTTGGGACATCTATTTCATGGTGTTCATTGGCTTTTGGATATTATTTGAGCTCGATTGTGGTGGAGGTGGTGAATAAAGTGAGTGGTGGGTGGTTAGGTAGTAATAATTTGAATAGAGATAAGTTGAATTATTTTTATTGGTTGTTAGCAGTGTTAAGTTTAGTGAATTTAGGGGTTTATTTGATGTGTGCAAATTGGTATAAATATAAGATTGTGGGTGTGAGTATGAGTGTGAAGCAAATTGGTGAAGGTAGTGATGACATAAGTGAAAGAAAGATTGAGATGTCTAATGTGTAG